A genomic stretch from Helianthus annuus cultivar XRQ/B chromosome 1, HanXRQr2.0-SUNRISE, whole genome shotgun sequence includes:
- the LOC110936589 gene encoding uncharacterized protein LOC110936589 has protein sequence MTQVTTFLTISHILLFKALCVTYFQYNLVMAPDRDTLMASYNATKNSNNLQKPSRLSMDTLQRTISDISFELSKEVDAVADQLKLPPISEVEDAKCECCGMSEECTPEYIAKVREKFLGKLICGLCSEAVKEEMEKCGGEIEDALNEHTRVCVRFNRFDRRNPVLFQAAAMKEMLKKSARLDGSRGKSLSPRDHKRGYGNVNKGGLARSSSCIPSITREMNDREVIN, from the coding sequence ATGACCCAAGTCACAACCTTTCTAACCATATCACATATCCTTCTTTTCAAAGCGCTTTGTGTAACATATTTTCAATACAATCTTGTTATGGCTCCAGATAGAGATACCCTTATGGCTTCCTACAATGCTACAAAAAATTCAAACAATCTCCAAAAACCCTCAAGGTTATCAATGGACACGTTACAACGAACGATATCGGATATCTCGTTTGAGTTGAGCAAAGAAGTGGATGCTGTTGCTGATCAGCTAAAGCTTCCCCCTATTTCAGAAGTTGAAGATGCGAAGTGCGAGTGTTGTGGGATGTCCGAGGAGTGTACGCCAGAGTACATTGCGAAAGTGCGCGAGAAGTTTTTGGGGAAACTGATTTGTGGGTTGTGTTCAGAGGCTGTGAAGGAAGAGATGGAGAAATGTGGAGGGGAGATAGAGGATGCATTGAATGAGCATACTAGGGTTTGTGTGAGGTTTAATAGGTTCGATAGGCGGAACCCCGTGTTGTTCCAAGCAGCAGCTATGAAggagatgttgaagaaaagtgcAAGGTTAGATGGAAGTAGGGGTAAATCTCTAAGCCCAAGAGATCATAAGAGAGGTTATGGTAATGTGAACAAGGGTGGACTTGCTAGGAGTTCAAGTTGCATACCTTCCATTACACGAGAAATGAACGATCGAGAGGTCATCAATTGA